From Streptomyces sp. NBC_00370, a single genomic window includes:
- a CDS encoding DUF6191 domain-containing protein: MIEDLFSPGRKHTHEEQKRQELSRVDVEDNDPGRGPIDLASGKVTMRAKPQPEAGAEPESDAEPPDAAPA, encoded by the coding sequence ATGATCGAGGACCTGTTCTCTCCTGGGCGCAAACACACCCATGAGGAGCAGAAGCGGCAGGAGCTGAGCCGGGTCGATGTCGAGGACAACGACCCGGGGCGCGGTCCGATAGATCTCGCGTCGGGGAAGGTGACGATGCGGGCCAAGCCGCAGCCGGAGGCCGGCGCCGAGCCGGAATCCGACGCGGAGCCGCCGGACGCCGCCCCCGCATAG